Proteins found in one Poecilia reticulata strain Guanapo linkage group LG6, Guppy_female_1.0+MT, whole genome shotgun sequence genomic segment:
- the kxd1 gene encoding kxDL motif-containing protein 1 gives MVEPTASGVFCNRMLSMVNSEDVNAIIQAQRHMLDRFEKTNEMLINFNGLSNVRLQQMNERFLLHTRTLVDMKKDLDSIFRRIRTLKGKIAKQYPEAFSSIHESPILEDDDEEFDPIPPSVATTTNTATSEQSTESCDTSPDVISPTVSRCSEDLSQEPPDTPTSDLLETAVLRDEGPDSVPAE, from the exons ATGGTGGAGCCCACAGCCTCCGGTGTGTTCTGTAACAGGATGCTGAGCATGGTGAACTCTGAGGACGTGAACGCCATCATCCAGGCGCAGAGACACAT GCTTGATCGCTTTGAGAAAACCAATGAGATGCTGATCAACTTCAATGGCCTGTCGAATGTGAGGCTGCAGCAGATGAACGAGCGTTTCCTGCTTCACACTCGCACCTTGGTTGACATGAAGAAGGACTTGGACAGCATCTTCAGGAGGATTAG GACGTTGAAAGGAAAGATTGCAAAGCAATACCCAGAAGCCTTCAGCA GCATCCATGAGTCGCCAATCTTGGAGGACGACGACGAGGAATTCGACCCTATTCCTCCTAGCGTTGCTACGACAACCAACACAGCTACATCAGAGCAGAGCACAGAATCCTGCGACACGAGCCCCGATGTGATCTCGCCCACCGTGAGCAGATGCTCTGAAGATCTGTCTCAGGAACCGCCAGATACGCCGACTTCTGACCTCCTTGAGACGGCTGTGCTGCGGGATGAGGGTCCCGACTCTGTACCTGCAGAGTAG
- the LOC103466072 gene encoding endoplasmic reticulum-Golgi intermediate compartment protein 2-like yields the protein MRRISRKKALTLVKELDAFPKVPDSYVETTASGGTVSLVAFSLMAVLAFLEFFVYRNTWMNYEYEVDKDFTSKLRINVDITVAMRCQYIGADVLDLAETMVASDGLIYEPVKFELPPERKLWQMTLLHIQERLREEHSLQNVLFKSAMKGPAPAQSESDDDSSSPSACRIHGHMYVNKVAGNFHITIGKSIPHPRGHAHLAALVSHDSYNFSHRIDHLSFGEEIPGLINPLDGTEKITADANHMFQYFITIVPTKLNTYKVSAETHQYSVTERERVINHAAGSHGVSGIFMKYDISSLMVKVTEQHMPLWQFLVRLCGIVGGIFSTTGMIHGMVGYVVDVVCCRFQMGVYKXMDAPPSEQGDDGQFVLPTESYSEE from the exons ATGAGGAGAATATCCAGGAAGAAAGCTCTGACTCTGGTGAAGGAATTGGATGCTTTCCCCAAAGTGCCAGATAGCTACGTGGAGACCACAGCCAGCGGAGGGACAG TCTCTCTGGTAGCTTTCTCTCTCATGGCGGTCCTCGCCTTCCTGGAGTTCTTTGTGTACAGAAACACATGGATGAACTACGAATACGAGGTAGACAAAGACTTCACCAG CAAACTCAGGATAAATGTGGACATCACAGTAGCCATGAGATGCCAGT ACATAGGAGCAGATGTCCTGGATCTGGCAGAGACTATGGTTGCTTCAGATGGTTTAATATATGAACCA GTCAAGTTTGAACTCCCACCTGAGCGAAAACTGTGGCAAAT GACCCTCCTGCACATCCAGGAGCGTCTCAGAGAGGAGCACTCTCTGCAGAACGTTCTCTTCAAATCTGCAATGAAAGGACCTGCTCCTGCTCAGAGTGAAAG TGATGATGACTCCAGTTCACCCAGTGCCTGCAGGATACATGGACACAtgtatgtcaacaaagtggcagGGAATTTCCACATCACTATCGGCAA GTCCATACCTCACCCCAGAGGCCACGCCCATCTAGCTGCACTTGTCAGCCATGACT CTTACAACTTCTCTCACCGGATTGACCACTTGTCTTTTGGAGAAGAGATCCCCGGACTGATCAACCCTCTGGACGGCACAGAGAAGATCACAGCTGACG CAAATCACATGTTTCAGTACTTCATCACCATTGTGCCAACCAAACTGAACACCTACAAAGTGTCTGCAGAAACACATCAGTACTCCGTCACAGAGCGG GAGCGCGTTATAAACCACGCTGCAGGCAGCCACGGAGTCTCAGGGATCTTCATGAAATACGACATAAGCTCACTGATGGTCAAAGTCACCGAGCAGCACATGCCTCTCTGGCAGTTTCTCGTCAGACTCTGTGGCATCGTTGGAGgcattttttccacaacag gCATGATCCACGGCATGGTGGGATACGTGGTCGACGTCGTTTGCTGTCGTTTTCAAATGGGGGTCTACAAAYGGATGGAT GCTCCTCCAAGCGAACAAGGAGACGACGGTCAGTTTGTACTTCCTACAGAAAGTTATTCTGAGGAGTGA
- the magi2b gene encoding membrane-associated guanylate kinase, WW and PDZ domain-containing protein 2 isoform X9, protein MQSQGLSALPLPTIYREKPLFTRDPTQLKGTFLSTALQKSNMGFGFTIIGGDEPDEFLQVKSVIPDGPAAQDGKMDTGDVIVYINDICVLGTTHADVVKLFQSVPIGQSVTLVLCRGYPLPFDPEDPNAAASASLTPIGLEHRPLVVNGRGSYDPYLEYLSLSSQLPPQALTQAGASHPGDTHLDGSSLPPTTPGSASAHTPRDDNVSMASSGAAGVPGATGQGPELLTVTMVKGAEGFGFTIADSPTGQRVKQVVLEPGSQGASGLIEGDLILEVNQQPVASAGHGRVVEMLKECPVGAEATLLIQRAGTGHISPWKASKQWDPQGSPQTNLSGPVLPPGTPFPNQPHHRTSVPDSTEGFDLNKPDPYDLYEKSRAIYESRRPEYEEVEVHLLREKTGFGFRILGGDEAVQAVSPDARDKIVIGAIIENTPAERDGRLRPGDELISVDKNVVAGKPHKYVIDLMHAAARNGQVSLTVRRRVQMPALFLSFPSGEPCPVNGRSPGSVSTQHSSPRSDAASAPVPVKANALAATSAPEGSALQTSDVVIHRKENEGFGFVIISSLNRPENTTVITVPHKIGRIIEGSPADRCGKLKVGDRILAVNGQSIISMPHADIVKLIKDAGLTVTLHIIPEESSQSGPNSEKQSPMTQKHSPQTQPSPVAQPSQGGAQSTQMATQSGQTTAQQPGQAPVQPGQTAAHTNQTVGGPPAPAAAPAGTQQSPVAQPSGLPPQLYLHDGRNSYPPFSWSEVKARQDVKPDFRHPPFTDYRQPPVDYRHPPVTDYRQPPTLDYRHPPGLLDFRQHPAAAQFPLGIPADFRPQDYDYFTVELEKSAKGFGFSIRGGREYSMDLFVLRLAEDGPAIRNGRMRVGDQIIEINGDSTRDMTHARAIELIKAGGRRVRLLLKRGTGQVPEYDCASPWDSLSTAHSALQEVTLEPRLNPLLPSHPASSPDSPHRLHLEAKVCMADKAPLLTDHSSIRRAIGGRSTEQKCVNVGQGTLQGSGEVNPAPGEKPPRALPHKAVMGRSTDRRERQKESCSPCCERKGRQKHAAGAVSPWDPYVTVNLNGASLGGGGDGPVGLQERLMSRNLFPREDEKAGGHSGVCCPSKTIEGPPARSAAASPGPWNIPGPDKLPGTLRSWTSTVSR, encoded by the exons aTGCAGAGCCAGGGACTCTCTGCTCTGCCTTTACCCACAATATACAGAG AAAAGCCGTTGTTTACGAGGGACCCGACCCAGCTGAAGGGCACCTTCCTGTCCACGGCCCTGCAGAAGAGCAACATGGGATTTGGCTTCACGATTATCGGAGGCGACGAGCCCGACGAGTTCCTGCAAGTGAAGAGTGTTATACCAGACGGACCCGCCGCTCAGGACGGGAAAATGGACACAG GGGACGTCATCGTCTACATTAATGACATCTGCGTGCTCGGCACGACTCACGCCGATGTTGTGAAGCTCTTCCAGTCTGTGCCGATCGGTCAGAGTGTTACGCTTGTGCTCTGTCGAGGATATCCGCTGCCCTTCGACCCTGAGGACCCGAACGCTGCGGCGAGCGCCTCCCTCACGCCCATCGGGCTGGAGCaccgccccctggtggtgaaCGGGCGCGGCAGCTACGACCCCTACCTAGAGTATCTGTCGTTGAGCTCCCAGCTTCCCCCTCAGGCTCTGACGCAGGCCGGAGCCTCTCACCCCGGGGACACGCACCTGGATGGCTCGTCGCTGCCGCCCACCACGCCCGGGTCGGCGTCCGCACACACGCCGCGCGATGACAACGTCTCCATGGCCTCGTCTGGGGCGGCAGGTGTTCCCGGGGCAACGGGACAAGGACCAGAGCTGCTGACCGTCACGATGGTGAAAGGCGCAGAAGGTTTCGGGTTCACAATCGCAGACAGTCCGACTGGGCAGCGAGTTAAGCAGGTG GTGTTGGAGCCTGGTTCCCAAGGCGCGTCTGGCCTGATCGAAGGAGACCTGATCCTGGAGGTGAACCAGCAGCCGGTGGCTTCAGCGGGACACGGACGAGTGGTGGAGATGCTCAAAGAGTGTCCAGTGGGCGCAGAGGCAACGCTCCTCATACAGAGAGCAGGAACAG GTCACATCTCCCCATGGAAGGCGTCCAAACAA TGGGACCCACAGGGCAGCCCTCAGACAAACCTATCCGGCCCGGTTCTGCCGCCTGGCACGCCCTTCCCAAACCAACCGCATCACCGCACATCTGTACCCGACTCCACAGAGGGCTTTGACCTGAACAAACCCGACCCTTATGACCTTTATGAGAAGTCAAGGGCCATCTATGAGAGCAGAC GTCCTGAGTACGAGGAGGTGGAGGTGCATCTGCTGAGGGAGAAAACGGGCTTCGGCTTTCGCATCCTGGGGGGAGACGAGGCCGTGCAGGCTGTGAGTCCGGACGCCCGTGACAAG ATTGTTATTGGCGCTATAATAGAGAACACTCCCGCTGAGCGCGACGGCCGGCTTCGACCCGGGGACGAGCTAATTTCAGTGGATAAAAACGTGGTTGCTGGGAAACCGCACAAATACGTCATTGACTTGATGCACGCCGCCGCCCGCAATGGTCAAGTCAGCTTGACTGTGAGGAGGAGAGTGCAGATGCCTG CTCTTTTCCTCTCGTTTCCATCAGGAGAGCCTTGCCCAGTGAACGGCCGGAGTCCTGGTTCTGTGTCGACGCAGCACAGCTCTCCACGCAGCGACGCAGCCTCGGCACCGGTCCCCGTGAAAGCAAACGCTCTAGCTGCAACCTCAGCCCCGGAGGGGTCCGCTCTGCAGACCAGCGACGTGGTCATTCACCGCAAGGAGAACGAGGGCTTTGGCTTCGTCATCATCAGCTCCCTGAACAGACCGGAGAACACCACAGTCATCA CTGTGCCTCACAAGATTGGGCGCATCATTGAGGGAAGCCCTGCGGACAGATGCGGGAAGCTGAAGGTGGGGGACCGAATCCTGGCCGTGAATGGACAGTCCATCATCAGCATGCCTCACGCAGACATTGTCAAGCTCATCAAAGATGCTGGACTAACAGTCACGCTGCACATCATACCAGAAGAAA GTTCCCAGTCTGGACCCAACTCAGAGAAACAGAGCCCCATGACCCAGAAACACAGCCCGCAGACCCAGCCCAGTCCTGTAGCCCAGCCAAGCCAAGGAGGCGCCCAGTCAACCCAAATGGCCACTCAGTCTGGCCAAACGACGGCTCAGCAGCCGGGTCAAGCACCGGTTCAGCCCGGCCAGACAGCAGCTCATACGAACCAAACGGTGGGTGGGCCTCCTGCACCAGCAGCCGCACCAGCAGGAACCCAGCAAAGCCCGGTCGCCCAGCCCTCTGGCCTTCCTCCGCAGCTCTACCTTCACGACGGCAG GAATTCTTACCCACCGTTTTCCTG GTCAGAGGTAAAAGCAAGACAGGACGTCAAACCAGATTTCCGTCACCCTCCGTTCACCGACTATCGGCAGCCTCCTGTGGACTATCGTCACCCTCCGGTCACCGATTACCGCCAGCCGCCGACGCTGGACTACCGACACCCGCCTGGCCTTCTGGACTTCAGGCAGCATCCTGCAGCAGCGCAGTTCCCTCTGGGAATCCCTGCTGACTTCAGACCACAG GACTATGATTATTTCACGGTGGAGCTGGAGAAAAGTGCAAAGGGTTTCGGCTTTAGCATTCGTGGGGGCAGAGAGTACAGCATGGACCTGTTTGTGCTGCGGCTTGCAGAGGACGGGCCTGCAATTCGGAACGGGAGGATGAGG gtGGGGGATCAAATCATAGAGATTAACGGAGACAGCACCCGGGACATGACTCACGCCCGCGCCATTGAACTCATAAAGGCGGGAGGCAGGCGGGTCAGGCTGCTTCTGAAGAGGGGCACCGGACAGGTCCCGGAATATG ACTGTGCCAGCCCCTGGGATTCCCTTTCTACAGCCCACTCTGCCCTGCAGGAAGTGACCCTGGAACCACGTCTGAATCCATTACTTCCCTCCCATCCAGCTTCATCCCCAGACTCCCCTCATCGGCTCCATCTAGAGGCCAAAGTGTGCATGGCAGACAAAGCTCCGCTGCTGACAGACCACAGCTCCATTAGAAGGGCAATAGGTGGCAGGTCCACTGAGCAGAAGTGCGTCAACGTGGGGCAGGGAACCCTTCAGGGGTCTGGAGAGGTGAACCCTGCACCTGGAGAAAAGCCGCCTCGGGCTTTGCCTCACAAAGCGGTTATGGGAAGGTCCACTGACAGAAGAGAGAGGCAGAAGGAGAGCTGCTCGCCCTGTTGTGAGAGGAAGGGCAGACAAAAACACGCAGCGGGCGCCGTTTCACCCTGGGACCCGTATGTGACAGTGAATCTGAACGGAGCGTctctgggaggaggaggagacggacCTGTCGGCCTCCAGGAACGGCTGATGTCCAGGAATCTGTTCCCCAGAGAAGACGAGAAGGCCGGCGGCCACAGCGGGGTGTGCTGCCCTTCTAAGACCATCGAAGGTCCTCCAGCGAGGAGCGCAGCTGCCTCCCCGGGGCCCTGGAACATCCCTGGGCCCGACAAGCTGCCTGGCACCCTGAGGTCCTGGACCTCCACGGTGAGCAGGTAG